The Terriglobus roseus sequence TCTGGCCGCCGAAGACGAAGAACGCATCAAGACGCTGTGGCGCGAACATGTGCAAAGTGGCCAACTCTTCGAAGAGGAAGTGCGGCTGCTGACCGGCAAGGACCACGCGCCACGCTGGAATTTAGTACGTGCCGTTCCCTTCATGCGTCGCGGAGCCGCCCGTGCCGGCTGGGTCGGCTCAATGATCGACCTGACTGAGCGCCGCGAGCGCGAGACCGCCCTTCGCATGACGGAAAAGCTGGCACTCACGGGCCGAATGACCTCCGTCATTGCACATGAAATCAACAATCCTCTGGAGTCCATCACCAACCTGCTCTACCTGATCCGGCACGACCTGCCGACCACTTCCGATGCCATGCAATACATCGGCCAGGCAGAGAGTGAACTCGAACGCATCTCCGGCATCACCAAGCAGACGTTGCGCTGGAGCCGTGAAAACTCCGGCGGTGCTGAGAGCTTCACCGCGGACGCCGTCTTCAACGATGTGCTGCGCCTCTTCCATGGCAAGATCCGTAACCGCCACGTGACGGCCGAAGTCCGTGGAGGCGAGGGGATCGAGATCCAGGGGATCCAGGGGCAGATCCGCCAGGTGATCGCCAACCTTGTCGCAAACGCGATCGACGCTGCGCGCGTCGGCGGCAAAGTCTGGATGGACGCACGCTTCCTTACGGACGACATCGTGGAAATTCGCGTGGGCGACGACGGCGTCGGCATGACACCCGAGACCGTCCGCCAGCTCTTTCAGCCGTTCTTCTCCACCAAGGGCGACCTGGGGAATGGCCTTGGGCTCTACATTTCGCACGAGATCGTGGAACGCCACGGCGGAGAATTGCACGTGGATACTGAACCGGGCAGAGGAACCGTGATGCGGATTCTGTTGCCGCGTGTGACGAAGGTCCGCACGGAGAGCGGTGCAGACGGTTTGCCCGGAAAGTCCGCCTAAGTACGCATCCACCTTGCCTCGGGCTGCTGTGAGTCGACGCGCTGAGGAAATGCAGGACAAGCGCGTCCACTCGCGGCTCGACATCGGGTACGGAAAGCTGGCATCCTGTGATCACGCGACTGCGGTGCCGGTTCCCCACCCTCCAATGCCTCGCACTGGATCTCCCCGCAAGTCCGATCCAGTCCGGCTACGCTTCGTGACTACAACAGAAACTGGAAGGACGGCGCGCGCCTTGAAACGCGCGTCCTATATGCCCATGAGACGTGAATTTGCCTTGGCTGCCGCTGCCATTGCCGGACTGCTTCTTCCTGTCGCATCGCGGGCGCAGGCCACGGAGACGGCCACCGAGAGGATGCACCTGAACGTCTTCGCCGTGGGATCCTACGACCGTCCTGATTTCGGTCTCTACGTGGGCGCCGGCGGTTTTGCAGTGGGCGGCGGCGTGGGCTTCACCGTGCCCCATCTCCACCGCATTGAGCCATCCATCGATCTCCGTTACAACTACGGCACGAACCAGGCCATGACGCAGACAGCCTTTTCCGGCGGCCTGCGGGTCGCTTACAACGTGGCACGCTTTCATCCCTACGGTGACCTGCTTGTGGGAGCCGGCAACATCCACTTCGTGCAGACCAACCCCGCCTACCCCGACTACACGCACGACAATTCTCTCGTGTACACCTACGGGGGCGGCGTAGACGTGGATGTGACACGAAGCGTCGCCCTGCGCTTCGACCTGCAGGAACAGCACTGGCGCTTCAGCGAGATCAGCCCGTCGTTTTATCCCAAACAGGCCAGCGCGGGCATCCGCTACCAGTTCCACTTCCGCAATCCCCATGGCATGGACTAACAAGCCGCAGCACGCCCGCGAACCCGTGGTCGCGTGTACACTGAATAGGACGCAGGCGGGAACCCCGTGCAGCCCCAACCGGGCAGCGCAGCCTGTGCCAACGAGACGAAAGTCTCCCGGTCGGGACGTGGCTCAGCCTGGTAGAGCGCACCCTTGGGGTGGGTGAGGTCGCTAGTTCGAATCTAGTCGTCCCGACCATTTAAACCTCTTAATCCTCACCACATGAAGCAGGCTGGACCGGCCTCTCGGCTTGTGTCTGCCTGTGACGGTCATGGCAGGAATGAACTTCTTTGCCAACCTGCCGCCCTTCGCGTGGAGCGCAGGCATTGTTCCAGAGGTGGATCTTTCCACTGGCAAGGACAACAACACGCAGTTTTTATCTGCTGCAACTTCTCTTGCAGCACACTGCGCATTCGGTATTTCCAATACATCTCTTGCATGGGAATTTCGACATCTAATGGAGCGCTTATCAGGAGCTCTTGTTAGGGCATGCAGACCCGAGAACGATCCTTTTTAAGACGAGCCGGCGCACGCCTCGGACAGACAGAGAATCTTCAAAGCATTCGAGCATTGGAGTGGACCAACTTCTTCCTGGCTGATGTCCAGGCCGGGCTGGGTCCCTTTGTGGCTGCATACCTGGCCAGCATCGGTTGGCAGGCGGGCGCAGTAGGTCGGGCGTTGACCTTCGGCGGCATCATCACCGTCCTGCTGCAGACGCCTGCCGGCTGGGTGGTGGATCGCGTTGCATGGAAGCGCCTTATCCTCGTCGCAGGCAGCGCTGTCCTTGCCGTAGGTGCTTTGCTGCTGGCCTTCTCCGGCAGGGCCTCCGTCGTGTACACCGCTCAGGGACTTATCGGCCTCGCAGGTCCTTTCCTTGGACCAACCATTGCCGCCATCACTATGGGGCTGGTGGGTATGCGCCTGTTTGACTGTCAGTTCGGACGGAATCAGGGGTTCAATGCTGCCGGAAATCTATTTGCAGCGGCAGTTATCGCGGTCACAAGCCACTTCCTGGGGAACCGCGCGATCTTCTACGCGATCGCCCTTCTCGTTCTGCCAACCATCGTGGCAGCCATGGCGATCCGGCGCGACGATATCGACCAGGAACTTGCGCGGGGCGGATGCGACGACAAGGGGTTTGAGGGCGGAAGCAAGGCTGTCCTGCTGAAGCTTGTAAAGGATCGTGTGCTGCTTGTCTTCCTCGCCTGCGCGTTTCTCTTTCACTTCGCAAACGCGGCGATGCTGCCGCAGCTTGGGGAACTGCTGGCGCATGGTTCGGTGAAGGCCGCCGCACCCTTCATGGGAGCGTGCGTTGCGATCACTCAGATCGTCATGCTGTGCACTGCGGTATCTATCGGCCGCTATGCCAACCAGCACGGACGCAAAAGGCTTCTGCTGCTGGGCTTCGGCGTCCTCCCCATCCGTGCGGTCTTGTATACCGTCTTCCACTCAGTCGCGGCGCTCCTAGCAGTGCAGATACTGGATGGCGTCGCGAACTCCATCTTCGGTGTTGTTTCCATCCTTGTCATCGCTGATCGGACACGCGGTACGGGACGCTTCAATCTGGCACAGGGCGCGCTCGCGACGGCGGTTGGAATGGGGGCTGCGTTGAGTAACGGCTTTGGCGGGATGCTGATGGAAAAGGCCGGCTACCGTATCTCATTTCTCGCGCTGGGTGGCATGGCCTGCCTGGCTTTCTTGCTGCTTTTGTTCACAATTCCCGAGACAGCACAGGGAAAAAGTGAATCCAACCAACCTGCAAAAGGATAAGTACTCGAATGCCCGCACCGATCACCGATTCCCTGCCTTTCTCCGCCTCAGGAACCGTCAGCTGGATCCACCTTGGCGATCTGCACATGACCCGTCCCGGTGAGCAGAATGAGATCGACCTTGGCCGTATCGTCGATGAAATCAACGCTGTCTATGCCAGGGGCGGCATCGACTTTGTTTACCTGCCCGGGGACATTGCAGACGATGGCAGTGTTGTCGCTTATGAAGCAGTGCGGAGACACCTGGACCGTCTGAAAATACCGTGGTGTGGGATTGTTGGCGATCATGACGTGCATGAAAAGAGCTTCGATAACTTCCGTCGCTACATCTCGGAGGAGTTATACGGCCGATTCTCCATCGGCCCGTACTGCTTCCTGCGACTGAACGCCTTCTCATCGCCCAGGCCGGACGCATTCACACTTAGTGAAGAACAACTGCGCTGGCTGGAAGAAGAACTGCGGCAGTGCGACGAGGCCGGCGAGCGTGCAATCCTTCTGCTTCACTGCTATCCCAGTGATCTGAAACAGGGCGGCGAAGAACTGAAGAGGATTTTGCAACGGTACCCCGTGCTGCTGGTGGACATGGGCCACACGCACTACAACGAATTAAGCAACGACGGCCGCGTCCTCTACAGCGCGACTCGTTCGACAGGACAGATCGAGGAAGGGCCCGTTGGTTACTCGGTGACAACGATCGACAAGGATGCGGTGAGCTGGCATTTCGTTGAACTTGGATCTCGTGGTCTGGTCGCCATCACGCAACCGCAGGACGATCGCCTTATGACGCAGCGAAGCGCGACGTCAAAACGGCCCGATGAAGTTCTTGTCTCCGTGAAGACGTGGTCCGATGCAGATGTCCGTGACGTTGTTGTTCAAACCAACAATGTCCGCACGTCGCTTTCCTCGACCGATGGCCTCCTCTGGAGAGGCAAGCTCGACACGCATCATCTTATCGACGGAACCCATGAGTTGATAGCCACGGCGACGACCATCACGAACAAGGAAATCTCCTCTTCCCTTCAATTGCGGATCGGTCCGCATCCTGACCGCACATTCTCTGATGTGGACTACGAGAACGCAATCGGTGAATGGTGTGACCGCGGACTCCTCGGCACGCAGTTGGGCCCTAACAAGAATGGAAAGAAGTGGTAACGGTGTCTCAACCAACAGCGACGATCCTCATCCTCATCATCTCGGCGTTGAGCATCCTGCTGATGCTGATCCGTCCGAAAAACCTGCCGGAAGTCTACTGGGTGGGTGCAGGTGCCACCCTGCTCGTAGTGTTGCGCCTGATACCTGTACGTCTCGCAGGCAAAGCCATCGCAGAAGGCAGCGACGTCTACTTTTTCCTGATCGGCATGATGCTGCTCTCCGCCCTTGCAAGGGACAACGGCGTCTTCGATTGGGTTGCAGCAAGGTCGATCCAGGCAGCGAGAGGATCCTGCGGAAAGCTGTTCGCCATCATCTACGGCGTCGGTACGATCGTGACAATCTGCATGTCGAATGACGCGACTGCGGTTGTCCTGACACCTGCCGTGCTGGCAGCTGTGCGTAAGTCAAAGGCACAGCCTCTTCCGTTTCTCTTTGCCTGCGCCATGATCGCTAACGCCGCATCCTTCGTGCTGCCAATCTCCAACCCGGCGAACCTGGTTGTCTTCCATGAAGGCATGCCACCACTCGGCCGATGGCTTGCCTCGTTCCTGCTGCCGTCTCTGCTTTCCATCGGAGCCACTTTTCTTGTGCTTCGTTGGTACTTTCGCGAAGATGTCTGCTTCGACTTCACGGGTGACAGCGAGACAGTCGAGTTGAAGCCGGAAGGCAGAATGGTGCTGTATGGCCTGGCTCTCGTCGTCGTCGTTCTACTGGTAATGTCGTCCCTGAACAAGGACCTCGGCCTGCCAACCTGCATCGCGGCCCTGTGCGTCACCGCTGCTGTCTGCTTCAGAAACAAGAGCAATCCGCTGCCGCTTGCGAAGGAGATCAGCTGGGCCACGCTTGGGCTCGTCGCTGCGCTCTTTGTCATTGTGGATGCAGTGGAGAACATCGGCGCGCTGCGTGTCATGGAAGCGGCCCTGCATCGCGCCGAGGCAATGGGCCCGTATCTTGGCTCGCTGGTGACATCGTTCGTTGTTGCAGTCGGTAACAACCTTCTCAACAATCTGCCGTTGGGACTGCTCGCCGGCGGAACACTCACGGCGACCCACACCCACGGCCTGATGGCGAATGCCGTACTCATCGGTGTCGATCTTGGACCGAATCTTTCGGTCACCGGATCACTTGCAACGATCCTCTGGCTACTTGCATTGCGTAAGGAAAACATCGAAGTCAGTGCGATGGACTTTTTGAAGGTCGGTGCAATCGCCATGCCCGTCGCACTGGTCGCGAGCATGGCTGGGGTCTTCGCCATGCATGCGATCTTCCCGACACTTTAATTCCCAAGGAGAAACGATGAACGCCTCTTGGATCATTCCCTTCATCATTTTGGGCGGTGCGCTGCAGACCTGTGGCGCCGCCATGAATGGGCAACTGAATAAGTCGCTCGTGAATCCCTATCTGGCCTCCGCTGCTTCGTTCCTCATCATTACGTTCTTCTTCCTCGCGCTGTTCTTCGCGATGCCGCATCCGCTGCCGACCCTGCATGATCTTCGCGAGATGCCGTGGTGGGCGGTCTTTGGCGGACTGGTCGGAGCGGTGCAGGTCTTCGCC is a genomic window containing:
- a CDS encoding outer membrane protein — encoded protein: MRREFALAAAAIAGLLLPVASRAQATETATERMHLNVFAVGSYDRPDFGLYVGAGGFAVGGGVGFTVPHLHRIEPSIDLRYNYGTNQAMTQTAFSGGLRVAYNVARFHPYGDLLVGAGNIHFVQTNPAYPDYTHDNSLVYTYGGGVDVDVTRSVALRFDLQEQHWRFSEISPSFYPKQASAGIRYQFHFRNPHGMD
- a CDS encoding MFS transporter, yielding MQTRERSFLRRAGARLGQTENLQSIRALEWTNFFLADVQAGLGPFVAAYLASIGWQAGAVGRALTFGGIITVLLQTPAGWVVDRVAWKRLILVAGSAVLAVGALLLAFSGRASVVYTAQGLIGLAGPFLGPTIAAITMGLVGMRLFDCQFGRNQGFNAAGNLFAAAVIAVTSHFLGNRAIFYAIALLVLPTIVAAMAIRRDDIDQELARGGCDDKGFEGGSKAVLLKLVKDRVLLVFLACAFLFHFANAAMLPQLGELLAHGSVKAAAPFMGACVAITQIVMLCTAVSIGRYANQHGRKRLLLLGFGVLPIRAVLYTVFHSVAALLAVQILDGVANSIFGVVSILVIADRTRGTGRFNLAQGALATAVGMGAALSNGFGGMLMEKAGYRISFLALGGMACLAFLLLLFTIPETAQGKSESNQPAKG
- a CDS encoding metallophosphoesterase family protein — translated: MPAPITDSLPFSASGTVSWIHLGDLHMTRPGEQNEIDLGRIVDEINAVYARGGIDFVYLPGDIADDGSVVAYEAVRRHLDRLKIPWCGIVGDHDVHEKSFDNFRRYISEELYGRFSIGPYCFLRLNAFSSPRPDAFTLSEEQLRWLEEELRQCDEAGERAILLLHCYPSDLKQGGEELKRILQRYPVLLVDMGHTHYNELSNDGRVLYSATRSTGQIEEGPVGYSVTTIDKDAVSWHFVELGSRGLVAITQPQDDRLMTQRSATSKRPDEVLVSVKTWSDADVRDVVVQTNNVRTSLSSTDGLLWRGKLDTHHLIDGTHELIATATTITNKEISSSLQLRIGPHPDRTFSDVDYENAIGEWCDRGLLGTQLGPNKNGKKW
- a CDS encoding ArsB/NhaD family transporter — protein: MSQPTATILILIISALSILLMLIRPKNLPEVYWVGAGATLLVVLRLIPVRLAGKAIAEGSDVYFFLIGMMLLSALARDNGVFDWVAARSIQAARGSCGKLFAIIYGVGTIVTICMSNDATAVVLTPAVLAAVRKSKAQPLPFLFACAMIANAASFVLPISNPANLVVFHEGMPPLGRWLASFLLPSLLSIGATFLVLRWYFREDVCFDFTGDSETVELKPEGRMVLYGLALVVVVLLVMSSLNKDLGLPTCIAALCVTAAVCFRNKSNPLPLAKEISWATLGLVAALFVIVDAVENIGALRVMEAALHRAEAMGPYLGSLVTSFVVAVGNNLLNNLPLGLLAGGTLTATHTHGLMANAVLIGVDLGPNLSVTGSLATILWLLALRKENIEVSAMDFLKVGAIAMPVALVASMAGVFAMHAIFPTL
- a CDS encoding DMT family transporter, whose translation is MNASWIIPFIILGGALQTCGAAMNGQLNKSLVNPYLASAASFLIITFFFLALFFAMPHPLPTLHDLREMPWWAVFGGLVGAVQVFAGLTLVQRVGAGPFMALTVSSALIASLVVDHFGWFRMAVHTVTPSRIVGAILLVGGVVLISKK